In one Silene latifolia isolate original U9 population chromosome 10, ASM4854445v1, whole genome shotgun sequence genomic region, the following are encoded:
- the LOC141607997 gene encoding uncharacterized protein LOC141607997, producing the protein MATGQTPFSLVYGAEAVIPSEVLVPTHRYGCQTAEQNKVEMARSLDTVDELRESAYIRMASYKQSVARTYNKNVKIRTLEVGDLVLRRVFENTKNHKAGKFAYKWEGPYQVESIVKNGAYRLMTMHGQILDKPWNIRHLKRYFV; encoded by the coding sequence ATGGCAACAGGCCAGACTCCATTTAGCCTCGTATACGGAGCAGAGGCAGTGATACCCTCAGAAGTTCTGGTGCCCACGCACAGATACGGCTGTCAGACGGCAGAGCAGAACAAGGTCGAAATGGCTAGGAGCCTGGATACAGTTGATGAGCTGCGAGAAAGCGCCTACATACGTATGGCGTCGTATAAACAATCTGTAGCAAGGACGTATAACAAGAATGTCAAGATCAGGACCCTTGAAGTAGGGGACCTCGTACTCAGAAGGGTATTCGAAAATACCAAGAACCACAAGGCAGGTAAGTTCGCTTACAAATGGGAAGGGCCATACCAGGTCGAAAGCATTGTCAAGAATGGGGcatacaggttgatgaccatgcaCGGTCAAATCCTGGATAAACCCTGGAACATTCGTCACTTAAAAcggtactttgtctga